The following are from one region of the Streptomyces rubrogriseus genome:
- a CDS encoding GlxA family transcriptional regulator: MHTVAVLALDRVIPFDLSTPIEVFSRTRLPDGRPGYRIRVCAERPEIDAGAFTLRAPWGLDGLRDADTIVVPGTAAADPLSPAVREALRTAAGNGTRIASICSGTFPLAATGLLDGLRATTHWTAAAALARAHPEVDVDPDVLYVDNGRILTSAGAAAGLDLCLHMIRRDYGSAVAAHAARLSVMPLEREGGQAQFIVHDYPPVPRGSAFEPLLTWLRENLARDLSLADIAAHAGMSTRTLIRRFREQTGSTPLQWLHRARVRQAQHLLETTEHSVERIAAQVGFGSPTAFRDRFKRTTGVSPHAYRRTFG, translated from the coding sequence ATGCACACCGTCGCCGTTCTCGCGCTGGACCGGGTGATCCCGTTCGACCTGTCCACCCCGATCGAGGTCTTCTCCCGTACCCGGCTGCCCGACGGCCGTCCCGGCTACCGGATCCGGGTGTGCGCCGAGCGCCCCGAGATCGACGCCGGCGCGTTCACGCTGCGGGCCCCTTGGGGGCTGGACGGACTGCGGGACGCGGACACCATCGTCGTGCCCGGTACGGCGGCCGCCGACCCGCTCTCCCCGGCCGTCCGCGAGGCGCTGCGCACCGCGGCCGGGAACGGCACCCGGATCGCCTCCATCTGCTCCGGCACCTTCCCGCTGGCGGCCACCGGGCTGCTCGACGGACTGCGGGCCACCACCCACTGGACCGCCGCGGCGGCCCTGGCCCGCGCCCATCCGGAGGTCGACGTCGACCCGGACGTCCTCTACGTCGACAACGGCCGCATCCTCACCTCGGCCGGTGCCGCCGCGGGCCTCGACCTGTGCCTGCACATGATCCGGCGGGACTACGGCTCGGCGGTCGCCGCACACGCGGCCAGGCTGTCGGTGATGCCGCTGGAACGCGAGGGCGGCCAGGCCCAGTTCATCGTTCACGACTATCCGCCCGTGCCGCGCGGCTCCGCCTTCGAACCCCTGCTCACCTGGCTGCGGGAGAACCTCGCCCGCGACCTGTCCCTCGCCGACATCGCCGCGCACGCGGGGATGAGCACGCGGACGCTGATCCGCCGCTTCCGGGAGCAGACCGGCAGCACCCCGCTGCAGTGGCTGCACCGCGCCCGGGTCCGCCAGGCGCAGCACCTGCTGGAGACCACGGAGCACTCCGTGGAACGCATCGCCGCCCAGGTCGGCTTCGGCTCGCCGACCGCCTTCCGCGACCGCTTCAAGCGCACCACCGGAGTCAGCCCGCACGCCTACCGGCGCACCTTCGGCTGA
- a CDS encoding GDSL-type esterase/lipase family protein, with the protein MHTTDDWITTPLTRDLLRGALDVERTERGLLPHRLPARARAQNNDGQLAMAESQPSGVRLALRTRATVLELDTLPTKRVYVGVPPRPDGVYDLLVDGRPAGRGTVVGGNTLTIDMTTGAAAVEPGEVGTLRFADLPEGTKDIEIWLPHNETTELVALRTDAPVEPAPDPGRRVWLHHGSSISHGSDAASPTTTWPALAASLGGVELINLGLGGSALLDPFTARAMRDTPADLISVKIGINVVNADLMRLRAFGPAVHGFLDTVREGHPTAPLLVVSPILCPVQEDTPGPLAPDFSGLAEGRLRFVATGDPAERASGKLTLNVIRDELSRIVSERAADDENLYYLDGRELYGQADAADLPLPDDIHPDAATHRLIGERFAELAFADRGAFADRGAFGD; encoded by the coding sequence ATGCACACCACGGACGACTGGATCACCACGCCCCTCACCCGGGACCTGCTGCGGGGCGCCCTCGACGTGGAGCGCACCGAGCGCGGTCTGCTGCCCCACCGGCTGCCCGCCAGGGCCCGCGCGCAGAACAACGACGGCCAGCTGGCCATGGCCGAGTCCCAGCCCTCCGGCGTACGCCTGGCCCTGCGCACCCGCGCCACCGTCCTCGAACTGGACACCCTGCCCACCAAGCGGGTCTACGTCGGCGTCCCGCCACGTCCGGACGGCGTGTACGACCTGCTCGTCGACGGCCGTCCGGCGGGCCGCGGCACTGTCGTGGGCGGCAACACCCTGACCATCGACATGACCACCGGCGCCGCGGCCGTCGAACCCGGTGAGGTCGGCACCCTCCGCTTCGCGGACCTGCCCGAGGGCACCAAGGACATCGAGATCTGGCTGCCGCACAACGAGACCACCGAACTCGTCGCCCTGCGCACCGACGCCCCCGTCGAGCCCGCCCCCGACCCCGGCCGCCGGGTCTGGCTGCACCACGGCAGCTCGATCAGCCACGGCTCGGACGCCGCGAGCCCCACCACCACCTGGCCCGCCCTGGCGGCCTCCCTCGGCGGCGTCGAACTGATCAATCTGGGTCTGGGCGGCAGCGCCCTGCTCGACCCGTTCACCGCACGGGCGATGCGCGACACCCCGGCCGATCTGATCAGCGTGAAGATCGGCATCAACGTGGTCAACGCCGACCTCATGCGTCTGCGCGCCTTCGGCCCCGCCGTCCACGGCTTCCTCGACACCGTGCGGGAGGGCCACCCCACCGCCCCGCTGCTGGTCGTCTCGCCCATCCTGTGCCCCGTACAGGAGGACACCCCCGGTCCCCTCGCCCCCGACTTCTCGGGCCTCGCCGAGGGCCGGCTCCGGTTCGTCGCCACGGGTGACCCGGCGGAGCGCGCGAGCGGGAAACTGACCCTGAACGTCATCCGTGACGAGCTGTCCCGGATCGTGTCGGAGCGGGCCGCCGACGACGAGAACCTGTACTACCTCGACGGCCGCGAGCTCTACGGACAGGCCGACGCGGCGGACCTGCCCCTGCCGGACGACATCCACCCGGACGCCGCCACCCACCGCCTGATCGGCGAACGCTTCGCCGAGCTGGCCTTCGCCGACCGGGGCGCCTTCGCCGACCGGGGCGCCTTCGGCGACTGA
- a CDS encoding type 1 glutamine amidotransferase translates to MARLLVVQNHRGGGAGRFGDWLTADGVSLDVVHAYAGGALPRRPEHDGVMVLGGGYLPDDDVRAPWLAPTRALVAEAVDRGAPVFGICLGGQLLARVAGGTVRGEHGRPEFGSTPLTVRAEAGADPLFGGLPERVTAIEHHVDAVTALPPGAAWLVSSEGCPYQAFRVGERAWGVQFHPEATADRVRSWDAARLEALGLDPVELSRRAELDEPAAAAVWREVARRFAAVVAGS, encoded by the coding sequence ATGGCGCGGCTCTTGGTGGTGCAGAACCATCGAGGCGGTGGGGCGGGCCGGTTCGGTGACTGGCTGACCGCGGACGGGGTGTCCCTGGACGTGGTGCACGCGTACGCCGGTGGGGCCCTCCCCCGGCGTCCGGAGCACGACGGCGTCATGGTGCTCGGCGGTGGCTACCTGCCCGACGACGACGTGCGCGCCCCCTGGCTCGCGCCCACCCGGGCCCTGGTCGCCGAGGCGGTGGACCGGGGTGCCCCGGTCTTCGGGATCTGCCTCGGCGGGCAGCTCCTCGCCCGGGTCGCCGGGGGCACGGTGCGTGGTGAGCACGGCCGGCCGGAGTTCGGCAGCACCCCGTTGACGGTGCGCGCCGAGGCCGGTGCCGATCCGCTCTTCGGCGGGCTGCCGGAGCGGGTGACGGCGATCGAGCACCATGTGGACGCCGTCACCGCACTGCCGCCCGGCGCGGCGTGGCTCGTGTCGAGCGAGGGGTGCCCGTACCAGGCGTTCCGGGTCGGCGAGCGGGCGTGGGGCGTGCAGTTCCACCCTGAGGCGACGGCGGACCGGGTCAGGTCGTGGGACGCGGCCAGGCTCGAGGCCCTGGGGCTGGACCCGGTGGAGCTTTCCCGCCGGGCGGAACTCGACGAGCCCGCCGCAGCGGCGGTCTGGCGCGAGGTGGCCCGGCGTTTCGCCGCGGTCGTCGCCGGGTCCTGA
- the femY gene encoding peptidoglycan bridge formation glycyltransferase FemY, producing MSCRLQPITREEHLRFVAARPSVSHLQVPSWGDVKPDWRAESLGWFDERGELVGAGLVLLRPLPRLKRYLAYLPEGPVIDWSADGLERWLEPMLAHLRGRGAFTVRMGPPVVARRWSADAVKAAIADPGARRLGDVEATEHEPGADDLAERLRRMGWRRTEPGGADGFAAGQPRHVCQVPLAGRSLEQLQNGFNQQWRRNIKKADKAGVKVVRGDQEDLPTFYELYVETARRDRFAPRPLAYFQRMWQALTAEDPDRMRLYLAHHDGEVLAAATMLTVGEHVWYSYGASTVRRREVQPNNALQWRMMCDARELGAAVYDFRGITDTLDEDNHLLGLLRFKVGAGGQAVEYLGEWEYPLNRVLHKAVALYLARR from the coding sequence ATGAGCTGTCGTCTGCAGCCGATCACCCGCGAGGAGCATCTGCGCTTCGTCGCGGCCCGGCCTTCCGTGAGCCACCTCCAAGTCCCCTCCTGGGGCGACGTGAAGCCGGACTGGCGGGCGGAGAGCCTGGGATGGTTCGACGAGCGCGGCGAGCTGGTCGGCGCCGGTCTTGTACTGCTGCGGCCGCTGCCGCGCCTGAAGCGGTACCTGGCGTATCTGCCCGAGGGGCCGGTCATCGACTGGTCGGCGGACGGTCTGGAGCGGTGGCTGGAGCCGATGCTCGCGCATCTGAGGGGACGCGGCGCGTTCACGGTGCGGATGGGGCCGCCGGTGGTGGCGCGCCGCTGGAGCGCCGACGCGGTCAAGGCGGCGATCGCCGACCCCGGGGCCCGGCGGCTGGGCGACGTGGAGGCGACCGAGCACGAACCCGGGGCCGACGACCTCGCCGAGCGGCTGCGGCGGATGGGCTGGCGGCGCACCGAGCCGGGCGGCGCGGACGGCTTCGCCGCGGGCCAGCCGCGCCACGTCTGCCAGGTACCGCTCGCCGGACGGTCCCTGGAGCAACTCCAGAACGGCTTCAACCAGCAGTGGCGGCGGAACATCAAGAAGGCCGACAAGGCCGGTGTCAAGGTCGTCCGGGGTGACCAGGAGGACCTGCCCACCTTCTACGAGCTGTACGTGGAGACCGCCCGGCGGGACCGGTTCGCGCCGCGTCCCCTCGCCTACTTCCAGCGGATGTGGCAGGCGCTGACGGCCGAGGACCCGGACCGCATGCGTCTGTACCTCGCCCATCACGACGGGGAGGTGCTCGCCGCTGCCACGATGCTGACGGTCGGCGAGCACGTCTGGTACTCCTACGGCGCCTCCACCGTCCGTCGGCGGGAGGTGCAGCCCAACAACGCCCTCCAGTGGCGGATGATGTGCGACGCCCGTGAACTGGGCGCGGCCGTGTACGACTTCCGCGGCATCACCGACACCCTGGACGAGGACAACCACCTGCTGGGACTGCTCCGGTTCAAGGTCGGCGCGGGCGGACAGGCCGTCGAGTACCTCGGTGAGTGGGAGTATCCACTGAACAGGGTGCTGCACAAGGCCGTGGCCCTGTACCTGGCGCGCCGCTGA
- the ku gene encoding non-homologous end joining protein Ku, whose translation MARAIWTGVITFGLVSVPVGLFTATEDHTVHFHQLQRGTSDRIRNRRVNERTGKEVGAEDIVKGYEVSEGEYVVVEPEELDEIAPGRSRTLEITDFVDLDRIDPVYFGRTYYLAPRGKEYLKVYELLRTALADTGKAGVATFVLRNRQYLTALRAEDRVLLLQTLHWADEVRDPVEELPELPSDRVGRGKELDMALRLIDALSGDWEPARYRDTYQDKVRELVRAKAEGEEVAVAEEAPKATDVVDLMEVLRGSLEQAKGAGTGGKRSAGSRKKATAPSRRTPPERDRLRELSKAELYRRATEQDIAGRSRMSRQELVDALTDRGHGRGRESGSRGRRKKTTTAA comes from the coding sequence ATGGCGCGGGCGATCTGGACGGGTGTGATCACCTTCGGGCTGGTCTCGGTGCCCGTGGGTCTGTTCACGGCGACCGAGGACCACACGGTCCACTTCCACCAGTTGCAGCGGGGCACCTCGGACCGGATCCGCAACCGGCGGGTCAACGAGCGCACCGGCAAGGAGGTCGGCGCCGAGGACATCGTCAAGGGCTACGAGGTGAGCGAGGGCGAATACGTCGTCGTGGAGCCCGAGGAACTCGACGAGATCGCGCCGGGCCGCTCCCGCACCCTCGAGATCACCGACTTCGTGGACCTGGACCGGATCGACCCGGTCTACTTCGGCCGCACCTACTACCTCGCCCCGCGCGGCAAGGAGTACCTCAAGGTCTACGAGCTGCTGCGCACCGCGCTCGCGGACACCGGCAAGGCGGGGGTCGCCACCTTCGTCCTGCGCAACCGGCAGTACCTGACCGCGCTGCGCGCCGAGGACAGGGTCCTGCTGCTCCAGACGCTGCACTGGGCCGACGAGGTCCGCGACCCCGTCGAGGAGCTTCCGGAACTGCCGTCCGACCGGGTGGGCCGCGGCAAGGAGCTGGACATGGCGCTGCGGCTCATCGACGCCCTCAGCGGCGACTGGGAACCCGCCCGCTATCGCGACACCTACCAGGACAAGGTCCGCGAGCTGGTCCGGGCCAAGGCCGAGGGCGAGGAGGTCGCCGTCGCCGAGGAGGCGCCCAAGGCCACCGACGTCGTCGACCTGATGGAGGTCCTGCGCGGCAGCCTGGAGCAGGCGAAGGGCGCGGGCACGGGCGGCAAGCGGTCCGCCGGGTCGCGGAAGAAGGCCACCGCGCCCTCCCGCCGGACCCCGCCCGAGCGGGACCGGTTGCGGGAGCTGAGCAAGGCCGAGCTGTACCGGCGGGCCACCGAACAGGACATCGCGGGCCGCTCGAGGATGAGCCGCCAGGAACTCGTCGACGCGCTCACCGACCGCGGCCACGGCCGCGGCAGGGAAAGCGGCAGCCGCGGCCGCCGGAAGAAGACGACGACCGCGGCCTGA
- a CDS encoding RNA polymerase sigma factor SigF: MTTTTARATDHATTDMPEIADPSKVAPRDARELSKLFFEQLTVVEEGTPEHQYARNTLIEMNMSLVRFAAGRFRSRGPEEMEDIVQVGMIGLIKAIDRFELTREVEFTSFAVPYIVGEIKRFFRDTSWAVHVPRRLQEARVQLARATEELRSRLGRTPTTQELSELMSLPEDEVVEARLAANGYNSASLDAAINGSEDGESALADFIGTDDAALALVDDFHALAPMIAELDDRDRQIIHWRFVEELTQKDIGERLGVSQMHVSRLISRLLARLREGMLSTT; this comes from the coding sequence GCCCAGGGACGCGCGGGAGTTGTCGAAGCTGTTCTTCGAGCAGCTCACCGTGGTGGAGGAAGGCACCCCCGAGCACCAGTACGCACGCAACACGCTCATCGAGATGAACATGTCCCTGGTCCGCTTCGCGGCCGGCCGCTTCCGCAGCCGCGGCCCCGAAGAGATGGAGGACATCGTCCAGGTCGGCATGATCGGCCTCATCAAGGCCATCGACCGGTTCGAACTCACCCGCGAAGTCGAGTTCACCTCCTTCGCCGTGCCGTACATCGTCGGAGAGATCAAGCGGTTCTTCCGCGACACCTCCTGGGCCGTACACGTCCCCCGACGCCTCCAGGAAGCACGCGTCCAGCTCGCCCGCGCCACCGAGGAACTGCGCAGCCGCCTCGGCCGCACCCCCACCACCCAGGAACTCTCGGAACTCATGAGCCTGCCCGAGGACGAGGTCGTCGAGGCCCGACTCGCGGCCAACGGCTACAACTCCGCCTCCCTGGACGCGGCCATCAACGGCAGCGAGGACGGCGAATCCGCCCTCGCCGACTTCATCGGCACCGACGACGCCGCCCTCGCCCTGGTCGACGACTTCCACGCCCTCGCCCCCATGATCGCCGAACTCGACGACCGCGACCGGCAGATCATCCACTGGCGGTTCGTCGAAGAACTCACCCAGAAGGACATCGGCGAACGCCTCGGCGTCTCCCAGATGCACGTCTCCCGACTCATCTCCCGACTCCTCGCCCGACTGCGCGAAGGCATGCTCAGCACCACCTGA